In Candidatus Zixiibacteriota bacterium, one DNA window encodes the following:
- a CDS encoding electron transfer flavoprotein subunit alpha/FixB family protein has translation MSDHNGVWIFAQQKNNKIANVTYELLNAGRQLADGRSSKLTAVVFGSGIEDQAADLFKYGADEVKYVDNAEFAGFVDDAYAATLGHLIEQGKPEIVIGSATFYGKALFARLAARLKCGMAADCNGIGLKDDGSLVVTKPAFGGNVWLTVVFPEKRPQIMTLRPKVIAEAARDDSKSGSVEKPDVPAECLASKMKVTGSSGTGGGKVSLTEADVIVSGGRGLKAPENFKMIEELADAVGGAVGASRAVVDAGWIEYSHQVGQTGKTVNPKLYVACGISGAIQHLVGMQASGTIVAVNRDKDAPIFKVSTYGIIGDVFEIVPALTEKFKKELQG, from the coding sequence ATGTCGGACCACAACGGAGTCTGGATATTTGCCCAGCAGAAGAACAACAAGATAGCGAATGTAACATATGAACTGCTCAACGCCGGACGGCAGCTTGCCGACGGCCGATCATCGAAGCTGACCGCGGTCGTATTCGGCTCCGGCATCGAAGATCAGGCGGCCGATTTGTTCAAGTATGGCGCGGATGAAGTGAAATATGTCGACAACGCCGAATTTGCGGGATTTGTCGATGATGCATACGCTGCCACGCTCGGTCACTTGATCGAGCAGGGCAAGCCGGAGATAGTGATCGGCTCCGCGACGTTTTACGGCAAGGCGCTTTTTGCGCGGCTCGCGGCGCGGCTCAAATGCGGCATGGCTGCCGATTGCAATGGCATTGGGCTCAAAGATGATGGCTCGCTCGTGGTGACAAAACCGGCGTTTGGTGGTAATGTCTGGCTGACCGTTGTATTCCCGGAGAAGCGTCCGCAGATCATGACGCTCCGCCCGAAGGTGATCGCTGAGGCTGCCAGAGATGACAGCAAGTCGGGCAGTGTAGAGAAGCCGGATGTTCCTGCTGAGTGTCTTGCATCGAAGATGAAAGTGACCGGCAGCTCCGGCACCGGTGGTGGCAAGGTCAGTTTGACTGAAGCTGATGTGATCGTCTCCGGCGGCAGAGGTCTGAAAGCGCCTGAGAATTTCAAGATGATCGAGGAGCTTGCCGATGCGGTCGGCGGAGCGGTCGGAGCGTCGCGCGCGGTGGTCGATGCTGGCTGGATCGAGTATTCGCATCAGGTTGGACAGACCGGCAAGACGGTTAATCCAAAACTTTATGTGGCGTGTGGTATCTCCGGTGCTATTCAGCACTTAGTGGGTATGCAGGCGTCCGGGACTATAGTCGCGGTCAACCGCGACAAAGACGCGCCGATCTTCAAAGTCTCGACCTACGGTATTATCGGCGATGTCTTCGAAATCGTCCCGGCATTGACGGAGAAGTTCAAGAAAGAGCTGCAGGGCTGA
- the larC gene encoding nickel pincer cofactor biosynthesis protein LarC, whose amino-acid sequence MSTLVFDPLYGCAGDMILGAFVATGAPFDQLKSELAKLDVSGFEVSMEKTQRNQISCVKVHVKIEEQTTHRHLKHIVNIIDNSELGESVKRNAKAIFRRLAESEAQVHSTTIEKVHFHEVGAVDAIVDIVGACICIDLLKIDRILSRPIALGSGMVKCAHGVFPVPAPATVNLIKGFPVVLHNIDAELTTPTGAAIITTLAEPLLNAYTGTIKSVGYGAGSRVFEDHPNVMRLFIAEDKSDLEHDSIVELHTNIDDMNPQVYSQLFEQLLASGALDVFLTPVQMKKGRPGQMLTVLCDPDKKENLQREIFRQTTSAGIRSETQTRVKLPRRQETVSTSLGDCVVKIFEFEGRSRVVPEYESVKKIADKNQMSYLAAYETIIRDLGDKGHVEKAM is encoded by the coding sequence ATGAGCACGCTGGTCTTTGATCCACTCTATGGCTGCGCTGGAGACATGATACTCGGTGCCTTTGTCGCCACTGGTGCGCCATTCGATCAGCTGAAATCAGAACTTGCCAAACTTGATGTAAGCGGATTCGAAGTTTCGATGGAGAAGACGCAGCGCAATCAGATATCCTGCGTGAAAGTCCATGTGAAGATTGAAGAACAAACTACCCACAGACATCTGAAACATATCGTTAATATTATTGATAATAGTGAACTCGGCGAAAGCGTTAAGCGAAACGCGAAAGCGATTTTCAGAAGGCTCGCGGAATCCGAGGCACAGGTCCATTCGACGACTATCGAAAAAGTGCACTTTCATGAAGTTGGCGCGGTCGATGCAATAGTCGATATCGTTGGAGCATGTATATGCATTGATTTGCTGAAGATAGACCGCATTCTGAGCAGGCCGATCGCTCTCGGAAGCGGCATGGTCAAGTGCGCACATGGCGTCTTCCCGGTGCCGGCTCCCGCGACAGTGAATCTCATCAAAGGATTCCCGGTCGTGTTGCACAATATAGATGCAGAGCTAACCACGCCAACCGGCGCGGCGATCATTACGACGCTTGCCGAACCGCTGCTGAACGCTTACACAGGCACGATCAAGTCCGTCGGATATGGTGCAGGCTCACGCGTTTTCGAGGATCATCCGAACGTAATGCGGCTCTTCATTGCCGAAGACAAATCTGACCTTGAGCATGACAGTATTGTCGAACTGCATACGAACATCGATGACATGAACCCGCAAGTCTATTCACAACTGTTCGAGCAATTGCTTGCCTCCGGTGCGCTCGATGTTTTTCTGACTCCTGTTCAGATGAAGAAGGGGCGTCCCGGACAGATGCTCACAGTGCTCTGCGATCCCGATAAGAAAGAGAATCTGCAACGAGAGATTTTCAGGCAGACGACTTCGGCGGGCATTCGCTCCGAGACACAGACAAGAGTGAAACTGCCACGCAGGCAGGAGACAGTCTCGACCTCGCTCGGCGACTGTGTTGTGAAGATATTCGAATTCGAGGGGAGAAGCAGGGTTGTGCCGGAATACGAATCGGTGAAAAAGATTGCAGACAAAAATCAGATGTCATATCTTGCGGCATACGAAACGATAATCCGTGACCTTGGTGATAAAGGGCATGTTGAAAAAGCCATGTGA
- the larB gene encoding nickel pincer cofactor biosynthesis protein LarB, which produces MNKDFVAELLEKVRSGEMTPDKALKHLKHYPFHDIGIARVDSHRHLRLGFPEVILCDGKSDEQILAITASMIKTKSAILGTRISESAAKKLVKKYPRAKHNRIARTVLIGQPRSVKSNKLHGSVAVITAGTADIPVAEEAVVTCEAMGCNVEKLFDVGVAGIHRLTASAEMFDKFDVFIVVAGMEGALASVVGGMVGKPVIAVPTSIGYGASFGGVAALLSMLNSCSSGVTVVNIDSGFAAASAAVRILSLLGEKK; this is translated from the coding sequence CGGAACTGCTCGAGAAAGTCAGATCGGGAGAGATGACACCCGATAAGGCTCTCAAGCATCTGAAGCATTATCCGTTTCATGATATCGGTATTGCACGAGTAGACTCTCATCGACATCTGCGGCTCGGTTTTCCGGAAGTGATCCTCTGTGATGGAAAGTCTGACGAGCAGATTCTTGCCATTACGGCTTCAATGATAAAGACTAAATCCGCGATTCTGGGAACGCGCATTTCGGAATCGGCAGCGAAGAAATTGGTCAAGAAATATCCGCGCGCGAAACATAATCGAATCGCGAGGACAGTACTCATCGGCCAGCCCAGGAGCGTCAAGTCGAACAAACTCCATGGCAGTGTCGCTGTCATCACCGCCGGAACGGCTGACATACCGGTGGCGGAAGAGGCAGTTGTCACGTGTGAAGCGATGGGATGCAACGTTGAGAAGCTCTTCGATGTCGGTGTCGCAGGGATTCACAGGTTGACGGCATCGGCTGAGATGTTCGACAAGTTCGATGTCTTCATTGTCGTGGCCGGAATGGAGGGCGCGCTGGCGTCAGTGGTCGGCGGCATGGTGGGCAAGCCCGTCATCGCCGTGCCGACTTCGATTGGTTACGGAGCATCATTTGGCGGAGTGGCGGCTCTTCTATCAATGCTCAACTCCTGCTCGTCGGGGGTCACAGTCGTAAATATCGACAGCGGTTTTGCCGCGGCATCGGCTGCCGTGCGAATACTCAGTCTTCTGGGGGAGAAGAAATGA
- a CDS encoding SPFH domain-containing protein, whose protein sequence is MGMMLEVIEWVDLNSSDMIHRIPEEGSLDIKLGAQAIVRESQTAVFFSNGRACDVLGPGRHTLTTLNVPILTRLLSIPWGFKSPFRAEVYFVNHKVFTNLKWGTRDPVAFRDSELGLIRLRGHGAYTCQIKEPMIFLNRMVGHQALYGTHDIEDYLRDVVVARINDFFGENLKTIFDLPEQYTEMAAEIKNLITDEFAKYGLDLIDFYITSITPPDEVQRMIDEKSGMSAVGDLDHFLKYEMAKAFGSSNAGGYAGAGAGIGMGAGVGLMAPMMMSKALAPEQTDFKVSDLPTVTCSECGADTPEESRFCYKCGHQMVSVNRCGNCSAEVAPDAVFCQKCGNELAKLLSCPDCGQKLPGGTKFCFNCGRKMNS, encoded by the coding sequence ATGGGAATGATGCTCGAAGTCATCGAGTGGGTCGATCTCAATTCGAGCGATATGATCCACAGGATTCCGGAAGAGGGCTCGCTCGATATCAAACTCGGCGCGCAGGCAATCGTCAGAGAGAGCCAGACAGCGGTATTCTTCAGCAATGGCAGGGCGTGTGATGTGCTCGGGCCGGGAAGGCATACGCTCACGACGCTAAATGTCCCGATCCTGACCCGGCTGCTGTCGATTCCGTGGGGATTCAAGTCGCCGTTCAGGGCGGAAGTCTACTTCGTAAATCACAAAGTCTTTACCAATCTAAAATGGGGAACGCGCGACCCTGTGGCGTTTCGCGATAGCGAACTCGGCTTGATCAGACTTCGTGGACATGGCGCGTACACATGCCAAATCAAAGAACCGATGATATTTCTCAACCGCATGGTCGGTCATCAGGCGCTCTATGGCACACATGATATAGAAGATTACCTGAGAGATGTTGTCGTGGCTCGTATCAACGACTTCTTCGGTGAGAATCTGAAGACGATTTTCGATCTGCCGGAGCAATATACCGAGATGGCCGCTGAAATCAAGAATCTAATCACCGATGAATTCGCGAAGTACGGCCTCGATTTGATCGACTTCTATATCACATCGATCACGCCTCCCGATGAGGTTCAGCGGATGATCGATGAGAAGTCGGGAATGAGCGCGGTCGGCGATCTCGATCATTTCCTGAAATACGAGATGGCGAAGGCGTTTGGATCATCGAATGCGGGGGGATATGCCGGCGCAGGAGCCGGAATTGGCATGGGTGCCGGCGTCGGGTTGATGGCACCGATGATGATGTCGAAAGCTCTAGCGCCAGAGCAGACCGATTTCAAAGTCTCCGATCTTCCGACCGTTACCTGTTCCGAATGCGGCGCGGATACGCCGGAGGAATCGAGATTCTGCTACAAATGCGGTCATCAGATGGTAAGCGTCAATCGCTGTGGAAACTGTTCCGCTGAAGTCGCGCCCGATGCAGTTTTTTGCCAGAAGTGCGGCAATGAACTCGCCAAGTTGTTGAGTTGCCCCGATTGTGGCCAGAAGCTTCCGGGCGGCACGAAATTCTGCTTCAATTGCGGCAGGAAGATGAACAGCTGA